The following are from one region of the Alicyclobacillus fastidiosus genome:
- a CDS encoding (2Fe-2S)-binding protein, whose amino-acid sequence MPKREVVLHVNGEERVVHIRSADVLLDVLRVQLGLTGAKPGCENGDCGACTVLVGGQPYKSCIMLAIEGVGQSITTVEGLRDAPVQRAFASCYAFQCGYCTPGLIMNAHALVERGLAFDEREVQEWLESNICRCTSYEEIEKAVKSLCPPR is encoded by the coding sequence GTGCCAAAACGGGAAGTCGTCTTGCACGTGAATGGAGAGGAGCGGGTGGTCCACATTCGCTCAGCTGACGTACTCCTCGACGTGCTTCGAGTGCAACTAGGACTGACTGGGGCTAAGCCTGGGTGCGAGAATGGAGATTGTGGGGCCTGTACTGTCTTGGTCGGGGGTCAGCCGTACAAGTCGTGCATCATGCTTGCCATCGAGGGGGTAGGCCAGTCGATCACGACCGTCGAGGGGTTGCGAGATGCGCCTGTCCAACGCGCGTTTGCGAGTTGCTACGCGTTTCAATGTGGGTACTGTACGCCCGGCTTGATCATGAACGCGCACGCGTTGGTTGAACGGGGCCTAGCATTTGATGAGCGCGAGGTTCAAGAATGGCTGGAATCGAATATCTGCCGATGCACCAGTTACGAGGAGATCGAGAAAGCGGTCAAGTCGCTTTGCCCGCCCCGCTAG
- a CDS encoding FAD binding domain-containing protein, with amino-acid sequence MIPLDFDYVPAHTYREAVTQFRDLADSGMNPLYYAGGTEIITLARFHQIAPGAVIDIKPIPEARAIRLTRGGLELGAATTLTQLVEHPWLRREFPLLQATVQEIADRTARNKITLGGNICGQIIYREALLPLLLCDSQLRVVGPAGKTVLNASRMAAPSSPLRPGDLVVQIVTDQEARKAPFVHLKRRKMGSVGYPIVTATAVRVNDGIRAAFSGVCSHPFRSSAIESELNREDIDWTQRADNAIRLIPAQEVLDDFEASRDYRLFVLHAALLEILEKLGGR; translated from the coding sequence ATGATCCCTCTGGACTTTGACTACGTCCCGGCTCATACGTACCGAGAAGCGGTGACTCAGTTCAGAGACCTGGCGGACTCCGGGATGAACCCGCTGTATTACGCTGGCGGCACCGAGATCATCACGCTTGCGCGCTTTCATCAGATCGCGCCGGGCGCGGTCATCGACATCAAGCCAATTCCCGAAGCGCGTGCGATCCGCCTGACCCGCGGAGGCCTCGAGTTGGGCGCAGCGACCACGTTGACCCAGTTGGTGGAGCATCCGTGGTTGAGGCGCGAATTCCCACTTCTGCAAGCCACCGTTCAGGAAATCGCCGACCGGACGGCCCGCAACAAGATCACGTTGGGTGGCAACATCTGCGGGCAAATCATTTATCGCGAAGCCCTTCTGCCACTGCTCTTGTGCGACAGTCAACTGCGCGTCGTCGGTCCCGCGGGGAAGACAGTGCTAAACGCCTCACGCATGGCGGCACCGAGCAGTCCGCTTCGTCCCGGTGACTTGGTTGTGCAGATCGTCACGGACCAGGAGGCCCGCAAGGCTCCCTTTGTCCACCTCAAGCGACGTAAGATGGGCAGCGTCGGATATCCCATCGTGACGGCTACCGCGGTCCGAGTGAACGATGGGATCAGAGCGGCGTTTAGCGGCGTGTGTTCGCATCCGTTTCGCTCGAGTGCAATTGAATCGGAGCTCAACCGGGAGGACATCGACTGGACACAGCGTGCCGACAACGCCATTCGCCTGATTCCGGCGCAGGAAGTCCTGGACGATTTTGAGGCGTCGAGGGACTACAGGCTGTTCGTCCTGCACGCTGCGCTGCTCGAGATCCTGGAAAAGTTGGGAGGTCGTTAG
- a CDS encoding xanthine dehydrogenase family protein molybdopterin-binding subunit, with amino-acid sequence MADTKAIGRSIPRKDAAEKVGGFGRYTDDFHHPDMLHAVLVISPYAHARLLSVDTSKALAVLGVRAVVTGQDCRRMTGSPLEDRPVLAFGRVRYAGEPVAIVVAEQLHQAEAAAALVEIHCEPLPVVQSPRESFSDSAPRIHPELGTYHYGEQVRPIPGSNIATYIRVHKGEPQAMWSGCAAVVECDISFPQAHHAPMETHCTIAEIFPGGKVHLMTATQSPYSVPEIIEATFGYRASDVRVSTPLVGGGFGGKSSVFIEPLAVAASEAVGGRRVKLRCSREQDMLTLPGHIGLEANIKLGATRDGRLVAAEITYWFDGGGYSDRGVIVTLAAAQDCTGPYRVDHLHCDAYCMYTNHPPTTSFRGFGHPEQTFVIERALDELALKLDLDPLELRQHNAILPGDTTPTQARLTRSSIGDVPGCFTRLQELLDWRGPVVKTRGSNLVAKGIAGVWKTSSTPPDASSGAVVYVHRDGRVTLLTGLVEIGQGTKTALTQMVAEVFQMSAAYVDVVFEVNTTEQPEHWKTVASRGSLLAGNAAVRAAEDAVAQLARNAALAMGCRPEDVQIRDGMAVSSHAQRAIPIGALSHGFTFPDGHVVGSYVVGRGTYTIEGVIPIDFDTGQGVPGPEWTVAAQGVEVEYNPRDFTYRVTRAVTVVDCGKVIHPQLALGQIKGGMSMGLSLASREGYVYRTDGVIANPQFRVYPIHRYGDHPAYEVDFLETPHRQAPWGLRGLGEHGLIGMPAALANALSNATGGAVNHMPMTSELLWRLRGGGMSHDPSGL; translated from the coding sequence ATGGCGGACACCAAGGCCATTGGCCGAAGTATTCCCCGCAAGGACGCAGCCGAAAAAGTTGGCGGCTTTGGTCGCTACACGGACGACTTTCACCATCCGGACATGCTGCACGCCGTTCTGGTCATCAGTCCGTATGCCCATGCGCGGCTGCTCTCTGTAGATACCTCCAAAGCGCTGGCCGTGCTAGGTGTGCGAGCGGTCGTCACCGGGCAGGACTGCCGCAGAATGACCGGCTCTCCGCTCGAAGACAGGCCGGTGCTCGCCTTTGGGCGGGTGCGCTACGCCGGAGAACCTGTCGCCATCGTCGTGGCAGAGCAACTTCACCAGGCGGAGGCGGCCGCCGCGCTCGTCGAGATCCACTGCGAACCGCTGCCGGTCGTCCAATCCCCGAGGGAGTCGTTTTCCGACAGCGCTCCTCGCATTCACCCGGAGCTCGGTACATACCACTACGGCGAACAGGTTCGACCGATACCGGGATCGAATATCGCCACGTACATTCGAGTTCACAAGGGTGAGCCACAGGCCATGTGGAGCGGGTGTGCGGCCGTCGTCGAATGCGACATTTCGTTCCCGCAGGCGCATCACGCCCCGATGGAGACGCACTGCACCATCGCTGAAATCTTCCCGGGGGGCAAGGTTCATTTGATGACCGCCACGCAGTCGCCATATTCCGTGCCAGAGATCATCGAGGCGACATTTGGCTATCGCGCATCGGATGTGCGCGTATCGACGCCGTTGGTGGGCGGCGGCTTTGGTGGTAAATCGAGCGTGTTTATAGAGCCGCTGGCAGTCGCGGCCTCAGAGGCGGTTGGCGGGCGGAGAGTCAAACTTCGCTGTTCCCGCGAGCAGGATATGTTGACGCTTCCCGGACACATTGGCTTAGAAGCGAACATCAAGCTCGGTGCGACGCGAGACGGACGTCTGGTCGCCGCCGAGATCACGTATTGGTTTGACGGCGGGGGGTACTCTGACCGAGGTGTTATTGTGACGCTGGCTGCGGCACAGGATTGTACGGGTCCATATCGCGTTGACCACTTGCATTGCGACGCGTACTGCATGTACACAAACCACCCTCCGACGACCTCATTTCGGGGATTTGGCCATCCCGAACAGACGTTTGTCATCGAGCGCGCACTCGACGAGCTAGCGTTAAAACTGGATTTGGATCCACTCGAGCTACGCCAGCATAACGCCATCCTCCCCGGCGACACGACGCCCACTCAAGCGCGGTTGACTCGCAGTTCGATTGGCGATGTTCCAGGTTGTTTCACGCGGTTACAAGAGCTCTTGGACTGGCGGGGGCCGGTGGTTAAGACGCGCGGATCGAACTTGGTCGCCAAGGGCATCGCGGGGGTGTGGAAGACGTCGAGCACGCCGCCGGATGCTAGTTCGGGGGCAGTCGTCTACGTGCATCGAGACGGACGCGTGACTTTACTGACAGGCCTCGTCGAGATAGGGCAGGGGACGAAGACGGCACTTACGCAGATGGTGGCCGAAGTGTTTCAAATGAGCGCGGCGTACGTGGACGTCGTCTTCGAGGTGAATACGACGGAGCAGCCGGAGCACTGGAAGACGGTCGCCAGCCGCGGCAGTCTTCTCGCTGGCAACGCCGCTGTGCGGGCTGCTGAGGACGCGGTGGCACAACTCGCACGAAATGCCGCCTTGGCGATGGGGTGTCGCCCAGAAGACGTGCAGATCCGCGACGGAATGGCTGTCAGCAGCCACGCGCAGCGGGCCATTCCAATCGGCGCACTCTCGCATGGATTCACGTTTCCCGACGGGCATGTCGTCGGTTCCTACGTCGTGGGGCGGGGGACGTACACGATTGAGGGCGTCATCCCCATCGATTTTGACACCGGCCAGGGCGTGCCCGGCCCGGAGTGGACAGTCGCGGCACAAGGTGTGGAAGTGGAGTACAATCCGAGGGATTTCACGTATCGAGTGACGCGAGCGGTGACTGTCGTCGACTGCGGCAAGGTGATCCACCCCCAGCTCGCCTTGGGGCAAATCAAGGGTGGTATGAGTATGGGGCTGAGCCTGGCGAGCCGCGAAGGTTACGTGTATCGGACGGACGGCGTGATCGCCAATCCACAGTTTCGCGTGTATCCGATTCATCGGTATGGGGATCATCCCGCCTACGAGGTTGACTTCCTGGAGACGCCCCACCGCCAAGCACCCTGGGGGCTGCGCGGGCTGGGGGAGCACGGGTTGATAGGGATGCCTGCGGCGCTCGCGAACGCGCTGTCGAATGCGACAGGAGGAGCGGTCAATCACATGCCGATGACGTCTGAGCTGTTGTGGCGGCTGCGAGGAGGTGGCATGTCTCATGATCCCTCTGGACTTTGA
- a CDS encoding 5-methyltetrahydropteroyltriglutamate--homocysteine S-methyltransferase — MAQVGQTRSLRQGPPFRADQVGSLLRPDRVKLARQQRASGAITADELRRIEDEEIGRIVEKQKSVGLQAVTDGELRRAWWHFDFLENLDGVKGYEAESGIQFNQTKTKSHSIQVVDKLDFSHHPMLEDFQFLKRVAGSHTAKMTIPSPSMLHFRGEIDKSVYPNQEQFFEDLAGTYKKAIRAFYDAGCRYLQLDDTSWAYFCSEEQREQLRARGFQPDELMSRYRDTINRAVADRPEDLTITMHICRGNFRSTWISSGGYEPVAEILFDGLNIDGFFLEYDSDRAGGFEPLRFVKRNDLQIVLGLITSKSGELEDGDEIKRRIDEASRYVDLSQLNLSPQCGFASTEEGNLLTEEQQWAKLHHVVEIAEEVWK, encoded by the coding sequence GTGGCACAAGTTGGACAGACGAGGTCGCTTCGGCAGGGGCCGCCATTTCGGGCGGATCAAGTAGGGAGTTTACTTCGCCCGGACCGCGTGAAGCTAGCGCGGCAGCAGCGAGCTTCAGGGGCCATCACGGCGGACGAGCTGCGCCGAATCGAAGATGAGGAGATCGGGCGCATCGTTGAAAAGCAGAAGTCGGTCGGCCTTCAAGCCGTGACCGACGGCGAATTGCGGCGAGCGTGGTGGCATTTTGACTTTCTCGAAAACCTTGACGGCGTAAAGGGCTATGAGGCCGAATCGGGCATCCAATTCAATCAAACGAAAACGAAATCACATTCCATTCAGGTCGTCGACAAATTGGACTTCTCCCACCATCCGATGTTGGAAGATTTTCAATTCCTAAAGCGCGTGGCTGGGTCGCACACAGCCAAGATGACGATACCAAGTCCGAGTATGCTTCACTTCCGCGGCGAGATCGACAAGAGCGTGTACCCAAACCAGGAACAGTTCTTCGAAGACTTGGCCGGTACATACAAAAAGGCGATTCGAGCGTTTTACGATGCGGGATGTCGCTACCTTCAACTCGATGACACGTCATGGGCGTATTTCTGCTCGGAAGAACAGCGGGAGCAACTGCGCGCGCGCGGGTTCCAACCGGACGAGCTCATGTCGCGATACAGGGACACCATCAATCGCGCGGTGGCTGATCGACCGGAAGACCTAACCATCACCATGCACATCTGCCGCGGTAATTTCCGCTCGACGTGGATTTCCTCTGGCGGCTATGAACCTGTTGCGGAAATCCTGTTTGACGGGCTGAACATCGATGGGTTCTTTTTAGAGTACGACAGTGATCGAGCTGGGGGATTCGAACCACTCCGCTTCGTCAAGCGAAACGACTTGCAAATCGTACTCGGCCTCATCACCTCGAAGTCAGGTGAGTTGGAGGATGGGGATGAGATCAAACGGCGCATTGACGAAGCATCACGCTATGTCGATCTGAGCCAACTGAATCTGAGTCCACAGTGCGGTTTTGCATCGACGGAGGAAGGCAATCTCTTAACAGAGGAACAACAGTGGGCGAAACTGCACCACGTTGTGGAAATCGCCGAAGAGGTTTGGAAATAG
- a CDS encoding peptidoglycan-binding protein → MKAQHVVVGMTLSAMVAVSIPAVSYAQTTEESIQAGSTGSAVVLLQNDLNALGFTVGQADGQFGVKTTTEVEAFQKAHKLTADGVVGPATWKAIDSAVAPMVTKPVALSASSKAAKSIEIKHIYYNNKLITSPYGFTYDSTDYMPIWYVMNTLDKEGFTHTWSGNVWNIIVPNATSQSINYSNIHYGKGSMAIAINGTVVARVIGVTHVDPASKSTTTFMPIYYVEKALDRVGITSTWNGTTWKMTSSGSQGGGTSTSVPYGNVDLRFPAPSSITASSIDSYFAKSAYQGSVGSPLTGLGASFIDAQKTYGVDATYLVAHALFESAYGLSSIAQQDNNLFGYGAFTDNPGQDAGVFPSDDYAIRFQAWEVRNNYLNPGSSNYGGEPTLTGMNVNYASDQNWASGVGSLMGQISASVGLNSSNYQSYSASNAAPAPSSTSEPVYYLNGATATTMANTDYSGLPYYASVTAGQNDMFFGPLENGSFGQSVSELQKYLNSTMNAGLTVDGQFGTSTETAVKAFEAAKGLPQDGIWSFSMWQTYIDPLSNTPTLPAGQSVNVDEIAQGMAGGYVVPWYHIANVGWVDSQYVQLTNVYRVIAANPLSANTSISVYSDTSGTQSIATLHSGDFVVASSPTATNGMYEIQFAAETAATSGGKTPGTLMTGYVSAQRASLSAQS, encoded by the coding sequence ATGAAAGCTCAGCATGTGGTCGTAGGAATGACGTTGTCGGCAATGGTAGCTGTCTCCATCCCTGCCGTTTCCTATGCGCAAACGACGGAAGAGAGCATTCAGGCGGGTTCGACCGGAAGCGCGGTCGTTTTGCTGCAGAATGACTTGAATGCCCTTGGCTTCACCGTCGGGCAAGCGGATGGGCAGTTTGGGGTCAAGACCACGACGGAAGTGGAAGCGTTTCAGAAAGCGCACAAGCTCACCGCAGATGGCGTCGTGGGCCCTGCGACGTGGAAGGCGATCGACTCGGCGGTTGCGCCGATGGTCACGAAACCTGTCGCGCTCAGTGCGTCGAGCAAAGCGGCCAAGTCTATCGAGATTAAGCACATTTACTACAACAACAAGTTGATTACGTCCCCCTATGGATTTACATACGACAGCACGGACTACATGCCCATTTGGTACGTGATGAACACGCTCGACAAGGAAGGGTTCACGCACACTTGGTCAGGGAACGTCTGGAATATCATCGTTCCGAATGCAACCAGTCAGTCTATCAACTATAGCAATATTCACTATGGTAAAGGCAGTATGGCCATTGCCATCAATGGGACGGTCGTGGCACGCGTGATCGGGGTCACGCATGTCGATCCAGCGTCGAAATCGACGACTACCTTCATGCCGATTTACTACGTGGAAAAGGCACTCGACCGCGTCGGTATCACGTCCACGTGGAACGGGACCACGTGGAAGATGACCAGCAGTGGATCACAAGGGGGTGGGACAAGCACCAGCGTGCCGTATGGAAACGTCGACTTGCGCTTCCCCGCCCCTAGTAGCATCACCGCGTCCAGCATCGACTCGTATTTTGCGAAGAGTGCGTATCAAGGCTCGGTTGGATCGCCGCTGACTGGACTCGGCGCGTCGTTCATCGACGCGCAAAAGACGTATGGCGTCGATGCGACCTATCTGGTTGCGCACGCGCTGTTCGAAAGCGCCTATGGGCTGAGCTCCATCGCGCAGCAGGACAACAATCTATTCGGATATGGCGCGTTCACTGACAACCCGGGTCAAGACGCCGGGGTGTTCCCGAGTGACGACTACGCCATCCGCTTCCAGGCGTGGGAAGTGAGAAACAACTACCTCAATCCAGGAAGCAGCAATTACGGAGGCGAACCCACACTCACCGGTATGAATGTGAACTACGCTTCAGATCAGAACTGGGCCAGTGGCGTCGGATCGCTCATGGGCCAAATTTCAGCCTCGGTCGGATTAAACTCGTCAAACTACCAGTCGTACTCCGCGAGCAACGCCGCGCCGGCCCCCTCGAGCACGAGCGAACCAGTCTACTACCTCAACGGGGCGACAGCTACAACCATGGCAAACACCGATTACAGCGGTCTACCGTACTACGCAAGCGTCACCGCCGGTCAGAACGACATGTTCTTTGGCCCGCTCGAAAACGGCAGCTTCGGCCAGTCTGTCAGCGAGTTGCAGAAGTACTTGAACTCGACGATGAATGCGGGATTGACAGTGGACGGACAGTTCGGGACGTCGACGGAAACCGCCGTGAAGGCATTCGAGGCCGCGAAGGGGTTGCCTCAAGATGGCATTTGGAGTTTCTCGATGTGGCAGACGTATATCGATCCGCTGTCGAATACGCCGACCTTGCCAGCTGGCCAGTCGGTGAATGTCGATGAGATCGCACAAGGCATGGCTGGTGGATATGTGGTCCCATGGTATCACATTGCAAATGTCGGCTGGGTGGATTCGCAGTACGTCCAGTTGACCAATGTATACCGGGTCATTGCGGCCAATCCGCTAAGTGCCAATACGAGTATTTCGGTCTATAGCGACACTTCCGGCACGCAAAGCATCGCAACGCTGCATAGCGGGGATTTCGTAGTCGCCAGCTCGCCCACTGCGACGAACGGGATGTACGAAATACAATTCGCTGCAGAAACTGCGGCAACAAGCGGCGGTAAGACGCCTGGAACGCTGATGACTGGGTATGTATCGGCGCAGCGCGCGAGTTTGTCGGCACAGTCGTAA
- a CDS encoding cation transporter, with translation MATGTHEASVKKGVNIEIVSIIWMVIEAAIAIGSGIIAHSLSLVAFGADSVIELVAGGVLLWRLIIEVQGASLARVKKAEKASSWVVGIALLALAVYIAVASIVKLVTHQGAETSLLGIGLAMASGIIMPYLSRAKKRIGSEIGSKALRSDGSCSIVCAYMAWIVLAGVVLTALLGWWWIDAIAALGLIYYVVKEGWEAVQGALGQEDACGCCHD, from the coding sequence ATGGCGACAGGGACACATGAAGCGTCGGTGAAGAAGGGCGTGAACATTGAAATCGTATCGATCATTTGGATGGTGATTGAAGCGGCGATTGCCATTGGTTCAGGCATCATTGCACATTCATTGTCATTGGTTGCGTTTGGAGCGGATAGCGTGATCGAACTCGTCGCAGGTGGCGTTTTGCTCTGGCGATTGATCATCGAAGTACAAGGAGCGAGTCTTGCTCGCGTCAAAAAGGCGGAGAAAGCGTCGTCCTGGGTAGTCGGTATCGCTTTACTCGCCCTTGCTGTGTATATCGCAGTAGCGTCCATCGTGAAGCTTGTCACCCACCAAGGAGCGGAAACAAGCTTGTTGGGAATCGGATTAGCGATGGCTTCAGGCATCATCATGCCGTATCTATCCCGGGCTAAAAAACGGATTGGTTCTGAAATCGGCAGCAAGGCACTGCGGTCGGACGGATCGTGCAGTATCGTTTGTGCGTACATGGCATGGATTGTTTTAGCGGGTGTCGTTCTGACTGCACTTCTCGGTTGGTGGTGGATTGACGCTATCGCAGCACTTGGACTCATTTACTACGTGGTCAAAGAAGGCTGGGAAGCTGTTCAAGGGGCTCTCGGGCAAGAAGACGCTTGCGGGTGCTGTCACGATTAA
- a CDS encoding glycosyl hydrolase family 18 protein, protein MKRFTTATLLASLLSSVVLTPEVTANSSTQKTITVNGAVLSHPYSFVASDGSGQTTYMPIWYVGKALEAAGFTQSWNGTTHTWTLTTSMNGDFSSVPVGSGQASIVINGKLVKKINTYVRKDPAAGAGAQPTVYMPIFYVDQLFDAAGITASWNGQTWAVRSPSTNPIVFGFVTNYGGSTDSLVDLEAHSAVTEFSTFTHSITATGGLTGSLNTQAGSYAQDQALSAYVTVTNMNVDTGDFDGAMATQIFGNAADKSKLINNLVNLVSGTPFAGINIDFEMLPTSSRTGFSQFLTSLQQALHASGKKLSVDVPAVTNANSAYNYAVIGQNSDEVMVMAYDYSYPGGPAGPIAPVSWVKQVMSYATSQIPSNKVLLGIPVYGYDWANGKTTALTLNQVDQLLSSNSITPMWDATDEEPYFTYTASGVQHTVYYENAQSITDKLEIAKADNLRGIALWRIGLEDSQVWQPIQQYASGQ, encoded by the coding sequence TTGAAACGTTTCACTACTGCCACTCTATTAGCATCCTTGTTGTCTTCGGTGGTCCTTACGCCTGAAGTTACTGCGAATTCTTCTACACAAAAGACGATCACCGTAAATGGCGCCGTTTTGTCGCACCCGTACAGCTTTGTGGCCTCTGATGGAAGCGGTCAGACCACCTATATGCCGATTTGGTATGTGGGGAAGGCGTTAGAAGCGGCTGGATTTACACAGTCGTGGAATGGGACGACGCACACGTGGACGCTGACTACGTCTATGAACGGCGATTTTTCATCGGTTCCAGTAGGCTCCGGTCAAGCGAGTATCGTCATTAATGGCAAACTTGTGAAGAAAATCAATACGTATGTCAGGAAGGATCCGGCTGCTGGGGCCGGCGCACAGCCAACGGTGTATATGCCTATCTTCTATGTCGATCAATTGTTCGACGCGGCTGGCATCACGGCTTCCTGGAACGGCCAGACCTGGGCAGTGAGGTCTCCCTCAACAAACCCGATCGTGTTTGGGTTTGTCACAAACTATGGAGGTAGTACAGATTCTCTAGTAGATTTGGAAGCCCATTCAGCAGTTACAGAGTTTAGTACCTTTACCCATTCCATCACTGCCACCGGAGGACTCACAGGTTCCCTGAATACGCAGGCTGGTAGCTACGCGCAAGACCAAGCCCTCTCAGCATACGTCACGGTAACCAATATGAACGTGGATACAGGGGATTTTGACGGTGCTATGGCCACGCAGATCTTCGGCAATGCCGCCGACAAAAGCAAACTGATTAACAACTTGGTCAATCTCGTGAGTGGCACGCCGTTTGCGGGCATCAATATCGATTTTGAAATGCTACCTACCTCAAGTCGCACAGGTTTTTCACAATTCCTCACAAGTCTTCAACAAGCGCTGCACGCAAGCGGAAAGAAATTGAGTGTGGACGTACCAGCCGTCACCAACGCCAACAGTGCATACAACTACGCTGTGATCGGCCAGAACAGCGATGAAGTGATGGTCATGGCGTACGATTATTCGTACCCAGGCGGCCCTGCGGGTCCAATCGCCCCCGTGTCGTGGGTCAAACAAGTGATGTCCTACGCGACGAGTCAGATACCGTCCAATAAGGTGTTACTCGGCATTCCCGTTTACGGATACGATTGGGCAAATGGCAAGACGACAGCACTGACACTCAACCAGGTCGACCAGTTGCTCTCTTCGAACTCTATCACGCCGATGTGGGACGCCACAGACGAAGAGCCTTATTTCACGTACACGGCCAGCGGTGTACAACATACGGTGTACTACGAGAACGCACAGAGTATCACGGATAAACTCGAGATAGCCAAGGCCGATAACCTGCGGGGCATTGCGCTATGGCGCATTGGCCTCGAAGACAGCCAGGTCTGGCAGCCGATTCAGCAGTACGCGTCTGGGCAGTAA
- a CDS encoding GntR family transcriptional regulator: MSERSHTKTDIAVREIRTRILTGVYQSGTRLRQNELVKNLGLGVTPVREALMQLISEGLLVRKPYAGVVVSHVTSTSVAEMYAVRKVLEKFATETACAHLSEGDMDRLSNLMNDMKKAHEANDDRLYQTANHAFHMTIYAASQNQRLTELIESQWRTFPRGVFGFSRERRESSSQEHGLIFDALRKRDHLTAGALMVAHITNYESHVQELLGHQQK; the protein is encoded by the coding sequence TTGAGCGAGCGTTCGCATACGAAGACAGACATTGCCGTTCGTGAGATTCGCACGCGAATTCTCACCGGAGTGTACCAAAGCGGGACGAGACTGCGTCAAAACGAGCTCGTCAAAAACCTGGGGCTCGGCGTCACACCCGTGCGCGAGGCACTGATGCAGTTGATCAGCGAGGGGCTCCTCGTCCGGAAACCGTATGCGGGCGTGGTCGTCTCCCATGTCACCTCGACGTCCGTAGCGGAAATGTATGCGGTCCGAAAAGTACTGGAGAAATTTGCGACGGAAACCGCATGCGCCCACCTCTCAGAAGGGGATATGGATAGGCTGTCAAATCTGATGAACGACATGAAAAAGGCGCACGAAGCGAATGACGACAGACTCTATCAGACGGCCAACCACGCCTTTCACATGACGATCTACGCTGCGTCGCAAAATCAGCGCTTGACCGAACTCATCGAATCTCAATGGCGGACGTTTCCGCGTGGTGTATTTGGTTTTTCCAGGGAGCGTCGAGAGAGCTCGTCCCAAGAACACGGTCTGATTTTCGACGCCTTACGCAAGCGGGACCATTTGACGGCAGGTGCACTGATGGTGGCTCACATCACCAATTACGAAAGTCATGTACAGGAACTGCTAGGTCACCAGCAAAAGTGA